One Marasmius oreades isolate 03SP1 chromosome 2, whole genome shotgun sequence DNA segment encodes these proteins:
- a CDS encoding uncharacterized protein (BUSCO:EOG09260A98), whose translation MKLKEIHRTSTFAWSPLTSLPLLATGTVAGALDESFSNESQLEIWAPDFSDQNEYDLGGEGYNGPRGAVRETSRFNRLTWGYVDSNRSQGVIAAGMENGELAFWDASKILAGACATESLMLRNSQHTGPVRALDFNPIQTSLLSSGGVGGEVYIWDLKDPSKPYTPTPGSRSTKLDEITSVAWNQQVQYVLAGASSTGYTVVWDLRGKREVVALAYGGGTGTLGGSATGSGMAAGGRRGMSAIAWHPDNATRLVTASEDDSSPIIMVWDLRNARAPEKILTGHEKGVLSLSWCKQDADLLLSCGKDNRALCWNPQTSEIIGELPSADNWAFQVEWCPRNPDLLATAFFDGTIGIHSIQSTNETTTSSSAQTQADGSDIFDVPGFSRSTPGGTLSLKQPPRWLRRSSSASFGFGGKLVSVSNLPSAQGKNQSSVVHIAKVVTEDELVERAKKLQKAIEGDEDALKEFAKDKSGSGDEGWKALLSLYQADSRDELVGLLGFSKAEVAARVAEAVESLKKRAEETTVTTETQREQDLVDMRLPVVSFAEPEKEVGDSPVAEEGEEEMDDAEATPEADTLSLEKTPSEASAGATSDATSAANRLADTESNTTVPSLFGDDNPPGQLDAHDDFFNTISSSADTTIGSAGRVLVPHHNYGLDSSVAATIGSRPSSADSDTLKSNTFRIYPSDESEAERLVTKALVLGDITSAVELCLSSDRFADALLLAVRGGPELLQKTQQAYFERQTIFSPYLRLFQSIVTNDLADIVQNADLAEWQEIFVVLCTFASKEEFGSLAEQLGRRLEFQYTIARGSDGNHREEQPPEKEWSEYRKNATLTYLASSRLERLVNIWVEEMAEEETRLLSDGLASSRYAAHANALQTFIEKVTVFRSATKYADEDLALATSSSTETADVKTYKLSALYDRYFEYASALASQGLVKEAVGFLKLTPGDYKGSGSVGGGEDLNLEKDRLLVVTGTKEGVAAAPASAVASTSRAAYQGYTQPAIQPHAGPYVSYNAGVAGAGGNAAPGPYGPSSTAASGAYAAPTTTTASGAYAPPAGATGQHPPAPVSSAYAPPASMTTGPYNAYSSPQSLTQPPHMRVQQPTVMQPPPRAPGASLPSKRTENGGWNDAPVVSSRTRTPNQGNSPANKPAAIVSPFPNAQPSPTASTNSLPGQPPANLPPPPRPGSRSGPPPRGMGGNSPRPGQQMFSAPPPVRPPSGAPGQHNVVPPPARMMSPPQGLQRPSPAQSGPFGSLPGSRGPVFPGQTPPPPVGQFSRPPLPGQPSQAPPQPSGPSGARATPPPGPYAPPPGLGQMQSPPQPHMQPSPVGPYAPPPGSNPQGPRPPPQAGGPPAGMTAPPPPPGGAPAPPLRAQQAGPTPPKYPAGDRSHIPDHARPIFTVMSGLLGRLRQTQPSQKRLVEDLERRMNPLFDALNCDTLSQPMVDQLLVLVQAMANNDKSAALAIHVEILTSQSQTNDIGMWMSGVKQLIMRL comes from the exons ATGAAATTAAAAGAGATCCATAGGACCTCCACGTTCGCCTGGTCGCCCTTAACAtcacttcctcttcttgctaCTGGTACCGTCGCTGGTGCTCTTGACGAATCATTCAGTAACGAGAGCCAGCTGGAGATATGGGCACCCGATTTTTCAGATCAGAACGAGTATGATCTGGGAGGAGAAGGGTACAATGGACCGAGGGGGGCTGTGAGGGAGACTTCTAG ATTTAATCGATTGACTTGGGGTTATGTAGATTCCAACAGGTCGCAAGGTGTAATCGCTGCTGGTATGGAGAACGGCGAGCTCGCGTTCTGGGACGCCTCGAAAATTTTGGCTGGTGCTTG CGCGACGGAATCCTTGATGTTGAGAAACAGTCAACATACTGGCCCTGTTCGCGCTCTCGACTTCAACCCTATTCAGACAAGTCTTTTGTCGTCTGGTGGGGTCGGTGGAGAG GTGTACATTTGGGATCTCAAGGATCCTAGCAAGCCCTACACCCCTACTCCGGGCTCACGCTCGACAAAGCTCGACGAAATCACGTCGGTCGCCTGGAATCAACAGGTTCAATATGTTCTCGCCGGTGCTAGCAGCACCGGATACACCGTCGTCTGGGATTTGCGGGGAAAACGAGAAGTTGTCGCGTTAGCTTACGGTGGTGGAACTGGAACTTTGGGAGGTTCTGCGACCGGAAGCGGTATGGCTGCTGGTGGTAGACGTGGAATGAGTGCCATTGCATGGCACCCCGATAAC GCCACCAGACTTGTCACTGCCTCGGAAGACGACTCTTCACCTATCATCATGGTTTGGGACCTCCGTAACGCTCGTGCTCCAGAAAAG ATCCTCACAGGCCATGAAAAAGGtgttctctctctttcctgGTGTAAACAAGACGCCGACCTTCTCCTCTCCTGCGGCAAAGACAACCGCGCCCTCTGTTGGAACCCTCAGACGTCCGAAATCATTGGCGAACTTCCCTCGGCTGACAACTGGGCTTTCCAGGTGGAATGGTGCCCTCGTAACCCTGATCTCCTCGCTACCGCGTTCTTTGACGGAACCATCGGTATCCATTCCATCCAGTCCACCAACGAGACTACTacctcttcttctgcacaaACCCAAGCTGACGGTTCGGACATCTTCGACGTACCTGgattttctcgttcgacTCCAGGTGGCACTCTATCCCTTAAACAACCCCCAAGATGGCTTCGTCGATCCTCTTCCGCTTCGTTTGGATTTGGTGGGAAGCTCGTTAGCGTTTCGAACCTGCCTTCGGCGCAGGGGaagaaccaaagtagtgTTGTCCACATCGCAAAGGTGGTTACAGAGGACGAGCTCGTTGAGCGGGCGAAGAAGTTGCAGAAGGCCATTGAAGGGGATGAAGACGCCTTGAAGGAGTTTGCGAAAGATAAGAGTGGAAGTGGAGATGAGGGATGGAAGGCTTTGTTGAGCCTTTATCAGGCGGACTCGCGGGACGAGCTCGTCGGTCTTCTTGGGTTCTCCAAGGCAGAGGTGGCAGCCAGAGTTGCAGAAGCGGTTGAGAGCTTGAAGAAGCGTGCCGAGGAGACTACTGTTACGACTGAGACTCAGAGAGAGCAGGATCTTGTTGACATGCGGCTTCCTGTTGTTTCGTTTGCGGAGCCGGAGAAGGAAGTTGGGGATTCTCCTGTtgctgaagaaggagaagaggaaatgGATGACGCAGAGGCAACGCCAGAAGCCGATACCCTCAGCTTAGAGAAGACGCCATCAGAAGCTAGTGCAGGAGCTACTTCAGATGCTACAAGCGCTGCCAATCGTCTCGCCGACACCGAATCCAATACGACCGTCCCTTCCCTATTCGGTGACGACAATCCTCCAGGACAACTCGACGCCCATGATGACTTCTTCAATACCATTTCTTCCTCAGCGGATACCACCATCGGCAGTGCTGGTCGTGTTCTCGTGCCTCATCACAACTACGGTTTAGATTCCTCCGTCGCCGCTACGATCGGTTCAAGACCTTCATCCGCCGACTCAGATACGCTGAAGAGCAACACTTTCCGAATCTACCCATCGGATGAGTCTGAAGCCGAACGCCTCGTCACCAAGGCTCTCGTTCTCGGAGACATTACTTCTGCCGTTGAGCTCTGCCTTTCCTCCGACCGTTTTGCAGACGCTCTTCTCCTCGCCGTTCGTGGTGGCCCTGAGCTCCTTCAGAAGACTCAACAAGCTTACTTCGAACGCCAAACGATTTTCTCCCCGTATCTCAGGCTCTTTCAGAGCATCGTTACGAACGATTTAGCCGATATTGTACAAAACGCTGACCTAGCAGAGTGGCAAGAAATCTTTGTCGTTCTCTGTACGTTCGCCTCCAAGGAAGAGTTCGGGAGTTTAGCAGAGCAGTTGGGAAGGAGACTCGAGTTCCAGTATACCATCGCTCGTGGGTCTGACGGGAACCATCGAGAGGAGCAGCCGCCGGAGAAGGAGTGGAGCGAGTATAGGAAGAACGCTACCCTCACCTATCTCGCTTCTTCTAGGCTGGAGAGGTTGGTGAATATTTGGGTTGAGGAGATGGCAGAGGAAGAAACTAGGCTTTTGAGTGATGGGTTGGCAAGCTCCAGGTATGCTGCGCATGCGAATGCGCTGCAGACATTTATTGAGAAGGTTACGGTTTTCCGGTCAGCGACGAAGTATGCTGATGAGGATCTTGCGTTGGCAACGAGTTCTTCGACCGAAACGGCAGATGTGAAGACGTACAAGCTTTCAGCGTTGTATGATCGGTATTTCGAGTATGCTAGCGCACTAGCTAGCCAGGGTTTGGTGAAAGAAGCGGTTGGGTTCCTCAAGTTGACGCCGGGGGATTATAAAGGGTCGGGATCCGTTGGTGGTGGAGAGGATTTGAATCTGGAGAAGGATAGGCTGTTGGTTGTAACTGGAACGAAAGAAGGCGTCGCAGCTGCGCCTGCGTCTGCTGTGGCGAGCACTTCTCGCGCTGCGTATCAAGGATATACCCAGCCTGCTATTCAACCGCACGCGGGTCCGTATGTCAGCTATAATGCTGGTGTTGCCGGTGCTGGCGGTAATGCCGCTCCGGGTCCCTATGGTCCTTCGAGCACTGCTGCTTCCGGTGCTTATGCTgcccccaccaccaccactgctTCTGGTGCTTATGCTCCTCCAGCTGGTGCCACTGGACAGCACCCACCTGCGCCTGTCTCTTCTGCATACGCTCCACCGGCATCAATGACCACCGGTCCTTACAACGCATACTCTTCTCCCCAGTCGCTCACTCAGCCTCCGCATATGCGTGTTCAACAACCTACCGTGATGCAGCCGCCACCTCGAGCTCCAGGAGCAAGTCTTCCCTCCAAACGAACGGAAAATGGTGGATGGAATGACGCTCCTGTGGTTTCCTCTCGTACTCGCACGCCCAATCAAGGAAACAGTCCTGCGAATAAGCCTGCTGCGATCGTCTCGCCGTTTCCGAACGCTCAACCTTCCCCTACCGCATCGACGAATTCACTTCCTGGACAACCTCCTGCCAACCTACCACCACCGCCTCGACCTGGAAGCCGTTCTGGTCCACCACCTCGAGGAATGGGAGGCAATTCACCTCGACCTGGTCAACAGATGTTTTCTGCACCTCCACCCGTTCGGCCTCCTTCCGGGGCACCAGGACAGCATAACGTGgttcctccacctgctaGGATGATGTCTCCTCCCCAAGGTCTTCAACGCCCTTCCCCCGCTCAGAGTGGACCGTTTGGGTCTCTGCCTGGCTCTCGTGGACCGGTATTTCCTGGACAgacacctccacctcctgtAGGACAATTCAGTCGACCACCGCTTCCTGGGCAGCCTTCACAAGCTCCACCACAACCTTCTGGACCTTCTGGTGCTCGCGCAACGCCTCCTCCAGGGCCTTACGCACCTCCGCCTGGTCTTGGTCAGATGCAATCGCCACCACAGCCTCATATGCAACCCTCGCCTGTAGGCCCGTATGCGCCTCCACCTGGAAGTAATCCTCAAGGACCACGCCCACCGCCTCAAGCTGGTGGACCTCCTGCTGGAATGActgcaccaccacctccacccggCGGTGCTCCTGCTCCACCACTCCGGGCGCAACAGGCGGGCCCAACCCCTCCCAAGTATC CTGCTGGAGACAGAAGCCATATCCCTGACCATGCTCGTCCTATTTTCACCGTGATGTCTGGCCTGTTGGGGAGGTTAAGGCAGACGCAG CCATCGCAAAAACGGCTCGTTGAAGATCTCGAGCGTCGTATGAACCCGCTCTTTGATGCGTTGAATTGTGATACGCTTTCACAACCGATGGTTGACCAGTTGTTGGTTTTGGTCCAAG CTATGGCAAATAACGATAAAAGTGCGGCGTTGGCTATCCACGTTGAGATCTTGACCAGTCAATCTCAAACGAACGATATTGGAATGTGGATGTCGGGGGTCAAACAGTTAATTATGCGGCTCTAG